GTGAAGCCGTAGCTGATCAACGCCTTCTCCAGCGAGTCGGAACCGCCCATGCGGGTGATCAGATCCTTGATGGTCTGACTGGTGCCGAGCTCGTTGCCGATGCCGTGGGTGATGCTGCCGATGAGCAGCCCGTAGAGCCCGATGCCGATCGTCCACGCCGCCAAGGTCGCGCGCTGCAACCGCCAGGCCAGCCCGAACGGACCGCTCAGCGTGGGACCGGCCGCGAGCGCGCCCGGCCGTTCCGCGACCAGCCCGGCGCCCGTATCCCGGTGCGCCAGCAGGTAATACGCGACGGCGGTGAGCGCCGCCGTGAGCGCCACGTGCAGCAGCAGCACCGCGTAGTGATCGCCCGCGTACGCGCGCACCTGCAGCGACCAGCCCTGCGGCGACATCCAGGTGAGCGGGCTGGTCGGCCCGTCGCCGGCGCGCACGTCGCCGATGGCGCGCAGCGTGTACGTCACCCCCAGCACCGTGAACGCGACACCGCGACAGGTGCGGGCACTGGCCGACAGTTGCGCGGCCACGGCTGCGACCGAGGCGAACACCACTCCGGATCCGGCCAGCGCCAGCCCGAAGGCCAGCGACCCCGACCGTGGCACCTCGGTGCCCGCGAGACTGGCGAATCCGATCAGCCCGGTGGCGACGGCCGCACCGTAGGCCAGGATCAAGGCCGCGGTCAGGCCCGCGAACCGGCCGACCCGGGTGGAGGCGAGCAGTTCGGTGCGCCCGGTCTCCTCGTCGGCGCGGGTGTGCCGGATGACGACGAGAATGGTCGCGATCCCGATGAGGGTGAAGAACATTCCCGCCTTCCAGATGGCGGTCGCGCCCAGGCTGGTGTTGTACACCGGCCCGTACATGGCCAGCTGCGCGGGACTGGCCAGAATGCTCGCGGCGAAATCGGCCAGCTGCTCGGGCGTGGAGTACACCTTCTCGGTGGCCTTGATGTAGACCGAACCCAGCGGCAGCGACAGCAACAGCACCCACAGCGGCAGGATGATCCGGTCGCGCCGCAGATACAGCCGCAGCAGCTGCCCGGTGCCGGTGAAATCCGCTGCGCGCAGCGGGGATTCGAGGACGCGCGGCGCGGTGGCGGTCGCGGTCGTCATTTCGACACCTTCTCGCGGTCCGCGGCGGGCGCGCCGCCGTCGAGCGAATAGTGGCGCAGGAACAGCTCTTCCAGCGTCGGCGGCTGGCTGACGAGGCTGCGCACTCCGGCGTCGCCCAGCACCCGGATGAGTTCGCCCAGATGCTCGCTGTCCACCTGGCAGCGCAGCGTATTGCCCTCGACCGTGAGATCCTCGACGCCGGCGATACCGCTGAGATCGCCTGGGCTGCCGATCATCTCGGCGGTGATGGCGGTGCGCGAGAGGTGCCGCATCTCGGCCAGCGTCCCGGTCTCGACGGTCTTGCCCTCGCGGATGATGGTCACCCGCTGACACAGCTTCTCCACCTCGGACAGAATGTGACTCGACAGCAGCACTGTGACCCCGCGCGCCGCCGCCTCGCCCACGCATTCCCCGAAGACCTGCTCCATGAGCGGGTCCAGGCCCGAGGTCGGCTCGTCCAGCATGAGCAGCCGCGCGTTCGACGAAAACGCCGACACCAGAGCGACTTTCTGCCGATTGCCCTTGGAGTAGGTGCGCGCCTTCTTGCTCGGATCCAGTTCGTAACGCTCGATCAGCTCGGCGCGGCGGTCGGCGTCGATGCCGCCGCGCATGCGCGCCAGCAGGTCGATGGTCTCACCGCCCGACAGCGACGGCCACAGCGTGACATCGCCTGGGACATAGGCGATGTCGCGATGCAGCGCCACCGCGTCGGACCACGGATCGCGCCCCAGCACCACCGCCTCCCCCGAGGTGCGCGACAGGATGCCCAGCAGAATGCGGATGGTGGTGGACTTCCCGGCCCCGTTGGGCCCGAGGAATCCGTGCACCTCGCCCTCGGCGACCTCGAGGTCGAGGCCGTCCAGGGCGTGCACCTGCCCGAAATTCTTGTGGAGGTCCCGGACCTGGATCGCGGGATCGGCGGGAACGTTCATCGAATCTCCTTGGCGGAAAACGACGTTGATGGTCATTGCTCGGTCTGTGCGGCGGTGAGTGCGTCCAGCGCGGAGGAATCGGTGAGCATGCCGTAGGTGTAGAGCTCGAGGGCGGGCAGCATCATCTGATCGGCGTATTCGCGCAGGGCCTTGCGGTAGTCCACGGGGCCCGGATGCTCGTCGGCGTAGAGCCGCAGGAACATCATCATGCCGCCGCCGTTGTTGGTGGCGACGTAGCGCGCCGTGGCGCGCACGTCGCGCATCGGCCTGATGGTGCCCGCCGCGACCCCGGCCCGCAGATACTGCTCGGTGTCCTCGACCATGTGCGCGAAGAACGTCTTGGTCAGTGCGCCACCCGCCTGGAAGCTGCGCATGAGGTAGGCCATGCCCGGCGCGAATTCCTCGATCTCGGCCAGTTGCCGCATGAGCCCGCCGGGTGACGGGTTCTCGATGTACTCCATCTTGGCGGCCCGGATGGTGTCGCGAACCCACTCGTCGCAGGCCTCCCGCAACCCCTCCTTCGACCCGAAATGATGATTGACCAGCCCGGGAGAGACGCCCGCGGCGGCCGCGATGGCCCGCACGCCGACCCCGAATCCCTGTTCGCCGAACACGGTGATCGCGGCATCGCGAATCCGGGCCCGGGTCGTCAGATCGTCGGTTGAACGCATGTTCAATACATTAAACACTCGTTCAATCACGGCGCAAGGGGTCGGCGGCGTGTCGTCGTCGAGGTTTCGAAAACGCGTACCGGCGCTTGGCGTTTCAGCCGCGCGAAGCGCAGAGCAGCCCGTCCCCCACCGGGATCAGCACGCTGGTCAGATCCGGATCCTCCGCGATGGCCCGGGTCGCCGCCCGCACCGCCATCGTCTGCGGATCACGCTGCGCCGGATCCGGCACCCGGCCCCCGAGCAGCGCGTTGTGCAACAGAATCGCCCCGCCCTCGCGTAGCAAGCGCACGGCCTGCAGCACATACTGCGGGTGCTCGAGCGGCGCGGCATCGATGAACACCAGGTCGTAGGCCCCATCGGCCAAGCGCGGCAACACATCCAGCGCTCGCCCGTTGATCAGCCGGGTGCGCGCGGGCGCGATCTCGGCCGAGCGGAACGCCTCCCGGGCCGCGCGCTGATGCTCGGGCTCGGAGTCGATGGTGGTCAGCGTGCCGTCCTCGCGCATGCCGTCCAGCAGCCACAGCCCGCTCACCCCGGCCCCGGTACCGACCTCCACCACGGCCCGCGCCCCCAGCAACTGGGCGTACATGCCGATCAGCGCGCCGACCGCCGGCGCGACCGGGGCCGCGCCGAGTTCGTTGGCG
This sequence is a window from Nocardia yunnanensis. Protein-coding genes within it:
- a CDS encoding ABC transporter permease, with translation MTTATATAPRVLESPLRAADFTGTGQLLRLYLRRDRIILPLWVLLLSLPLGSVYIKATEKVYSTPEQLADFAASILASPAQLAMYGPVYNTSLGATAIWKAGMFFTLIGIATILVVIRHTRADEETGRTELLASTRVGRFAGLTAALILAYGAAVATGLIGFASLAGTEVPRSGSLAFGLALAGSGVVFASVAAVAAQLSASARTCRGVAFTVLGVTYTLRAIGDVRAGDGPTSPLTWMSPQGWSLQVRAYAGDHYAVLLLHVALTAALTAVAYYLLAHRDTGAGLVAERPGALAAGPTLSGPFGLAWRLQRATLAAWTIGIGLYGLLIGSITHGIGNELGTSQTIKDLITRMGGSDSLEKALISYGFTMVAVGAAAYAVSAALRLHGEESTARAETVLTGAVSRTRWVASHLSFALFGPVLALAVSGLLGGLVYGRAAGDVGGKLGEVLAAALIQVPAVWTFAAVAVLLFGLAPRWATVAWGVLVAALALYLLGSLSGAPQWVRDLEPFEHAPKVPGAAFTATPLIVLLVVDVALITVGLIGFRRRDLRSA
- a CDS encoding ABC transporter ATP-binding protein, with protein sequence MNVPADPAIQVRDLHKNFGQVHALDGLDLEVAEGEVHGFLGPNGAGKSTTIRILLGILSRTSGEAVVLGRDPWSDAVALHRDIAYVPGDVTLWPSLSGGETIDLLARMRGGIDADRRAELIERYELDPSKKARTYSKGNRQKVALVSAFSSNARLLMLDEPTSGLDPLMEQVFGECVGEAAARGVTVLLSSHILSEVEKLCQRVTIIREGKTVETGTLAEMRHLSRTAITAEMIGSPGDLSGIAGVEDLTVEGNTLRCQVDSEHLGELIRVLGDAGVRSLVSQPPTLEELFLRHYSLDGGAPAADREKVSK
- a CDS encoding TetR/AcrR family transcriptional regulator; translation: MRSTDDLTTRARIRDAAITVFGEQGFGVGVRAIAAAAGVSPGLVNHHFGSKEGLREACDEWVRDTIRAAKMEYIENPSPGGLMRQLAEIEEFAPGMAYLMRSFQAGGALTKTFFAHMVEDTEQYLRAGVAAGTIRPMRDVRATARYVATNNGGGMMMFLRLYADEHPGPVDYRKALREYADQMMLPALELYTYGMLTDSSALDALTAAQTEQ
- a CDS encoding O-methyltransferase, with the protein product MSQTPAAQNLQRNLAYVEESVAEDDILVGARERANELGAAPVAPAVGALIGMYAQLLGARAVVEVGTGAGVSGLWLLDGMREDGTLTTIDSEPEHQRAAREAFRSAEIAPARTRLINGRALDVLPRLADGAYDLVFIDAAPLEHPQYVLQAVRLLREGGAILLHNALLGGRVPDPAQRDPQTMAVRAATRAIAEDPDLTSVLIPVGDGLLCASRG